In Argopecten irradians isolate NY unplaced genomic scaffold, Ai_NY scaffold_0239, whole genome shotgun sequence, a genomic segment contains:
- the LOC138312187 gene encoding scavenger receptor class F member 1-like translates to MLCEKVSGDCIGCIPQTYGTKCEQNCSANCKNKLCEKETGNCNECVAGKFGDTCDQDCPGNCRDMLCEKVSGDCTGCIPQTYGAKCEQNCSTNCKDKLCEKETGNCNECVAGKFGDTCDQDCPGNCKDMLCEKVSGDCTDCVPQTYGHKCEQYCSANCKDKLCQKETGNCNECVAGTYGSSCGQACSVNCKDRVCTKTTGHCIECVTGKFGNMCEQDCFCKL, encoded by the exons ATGTTGTGTGAGAAAGTATCCGGGGACTGTATTG GCTGTATTCCTCAGACGTACGGCACTAAATGTGAACAGAACTGCTCCGCCAATTGTAAAAACAAGCTTTGTGAGAAGGAAACCGGAAACTGCAATG AATGTGTTGCTGGAAAGTTTGGTGATACATGTGACCAAGATTGCCCAGGCAACTGTAGGGACATGTTGTGTGAGAAAGTATCCGGGGACTGTACTG GTTGTATTCCTCAGACGTACGGCGCTAAATGTGAACAGAACTGCTCCACCAATTGTAAAGACAAGCTTTGTGAGAAGGAAACAGGAAACTGCAATG AATGTGTTGCTGGAAAGTTTGGTGATACATGTGACCAAGATTGCCCAGGCAACTGTAAGGACATGTTGTGTGAGAAAGTATCCGGGGACTGTACTG ATTGTGTTCCTCAGACGTACGGACATAAATGTGAACAGTACTGCTCCGCCAATTGTAAAGACAAGCTTTGTCAGAAAGAAACAGGGAACTGCAACG aaTGCGTTGCCGGGACGTACGGCAGCTCGTGTGGCCAGGCTTGTTCAGTGAACTGTAAGGATAGAGTGTGCACTAAGACAACTGGACACTGTATAG aatGCGTTACGGGAAAGTTCGGCAATATGTGTGAGCAGGACTGTTTCTGTAAACtgtag